The following are encoded in a window of Lichenicola cladoniae genomic DNA:
- a CDS encoding amylo-alpha-1,6-glucosidase, which produces MDNQPDLPTAQPASDAVSDPAAPQDGYPVSASSVMAVRRLHTLKYGDLFGVFDQNGNILSGPGIADGLYYLDTRHLSSLSLSINGTQPILLSATLRENNATLSCDLTNSDIQIDGKTLDHDLLHLRRTVFLREQTSYERLQVRNYDVIARTVVIELSFKADFADLFEARGTKRLRHGTLRAPTVSDDTVLIAYDGLDNRLRTTRLRFGPKPDRLTATSARFTLTLQPGQRQLIHIETACDPTDTPERPVSEAYLVAMVEARRSLRHASSRAAGIASSNEIFNEAIRRCICDIYMLLTDKPDGPYPYAGVPWYSTAFGRDALITAMQTLWLDPAIARGVLGYLARHQAETEDPVADAEPGKILHEVRHGEMAELGEVPFRHYYGSVDSTPLFVMLAGEYLDRTGDVSMIARLWPNIERAIEWIDKYGDRDADGFVEYGRRNENGLVNQGWKDSFDSIFHADGTLAEGPIALCEVQGYVYAAKRAAAMIGRRLGHAVFAERMDEEAEALRAAFNTAFWVEELGTYAIALDGKKRPCKVRSSNAGQLLMSGIVPHDRAARIVAGLMSRTFFTGWGIRTIPAGEARYNPMAYHNGSVWPHDNALIAIGMARYGFKDEAARVFTGLFDASLYADLRRLPELFCGFARQRGEGPVRYPVACSPQAWAAATIPSLIQSTLGLRFDPATATVHFERPQLPAFLDELTLFNLEIAGGRATVHLQRLGTEVALNVIERHGPIKVQLTS; this is translated from the coding sequence TTGGATAACCAGCCGGACCTACCGACCGCACAGCCCGCATCCGACGCCGTATCCGACCCGGCGGCCCCGCAGGACGGCTATCCGGTCTCCGCCAGCTCGGTCATGGCTGTGCGACGGCTGCATACGCTGAAATACGGCGACCTTTTCGGGGTGTTCGACCAGAACGGCAACATCCTGTCCGGACCCGGCATCGCCGACGGGCTCTATTATCTCGATACGCGCCATCTCTCGTCTCTATCGTTGTCGATCAACGGCACCCAGCCGATCCTGCTGAGCGCCACCCTGCGTGAGAACAACGCGACTCTGTCCTGCGACCTCACCAACTCCGACATCCAGATCGACGGCAAGACCCTGGATCACGACCTGTTGCATCTGCGCCGGACAGTGTTCCTGCGCGAGCAGACCTCCTACGAGCGGCTGCAGGTACGGAACTATGACGTCATCGCCCGCACCGTGGTCATCGAGCTGTCGTTCAAGGCCGACTTTGCCGACCTGTTCGAGGCCCGCGGGACGAAGCGGCTGCGTCACGGCACCCTGCGGGCCCCGACGGTCAGCGACGATACCGTCCTGATCGCCTATGACGGGCTCGACAACCGGCTGCGCACCACCCGGCTGCGCTTCGGGCCCAAGCCGGACCGCCTCACCGCGACCAGCGCCCGCTTCACCCTCACGCTGCAGCCCGGCCAGCGCCAGCTGATCCATATCGAGACCGCCTGCGACCCGACCGATACCCCGGAACGCCCGGTGTCCGAGGCGTACCTGGTGGCGATGGTGGAGGCACGACGCAGCCTGCGGCATGCCTCCTCGCGGGCGGCCGGCATCGCCTCGTCGAACGAGATCTTCAACGAGGCGATCCGTCGCTGCATCTGCGACATCTATATGCTGCTGACCGACAAGCCGGACGGGCCGTATCCGTATGCCGGCGTCCCCTGGTACAGCACCGCGTTCGGCCGCGACGCGCTGATCACCGCGATGCAGACGCTCTGGCTGGACCCGGCGATCGCCCGCGGCGTGCTGGGCTACCTGGCCCGTCACCAGGCCGAGACCGAGGATCCGGTCGCCGATGCCGAGCCGGGCAAGATCCTGCACGAAGTACGCCACGGCGAGATGGCCGAGCTTGGCGAGGTGCCGTTCCGCCACTATTACGGCAGCGTCGATTCAACGCCGCTGTTCGTCATGCTGGCAGGCGAATACCTGGACCGCACCGGCGACGTGTCGATGATCGCGCGCCTGTGGCCGAACATCGAGCGGGCGATCGAGTGGATCGACAAGTACGGCGACCGCGATGCGGACGGCTTCGTCGAGTATGGCCGGCGCAACGAGAACGGTTTGGTCAACCAGGGCTGGAAGGACAGCTTCGACTCGATCTTCCATGCCGACGGCACGCTGGCGGAAGGCCCGATCGCGCTGTGCGAAGTGCAGGGCTACGTGTATGCCGCCAAGCGCGCCGCCGCGATGATCGGCCGCCGGCTCGGTCATGCCGTGTTCGCCGAACGCATGGACGAGGAAGCCGAGGCGCTGCGCGCAGCGTTCAACACTGCCTTCTGGGTCGAGGAACTCGGCACCTACGCGATCGCGCTGGACGGCAAGAAGCGCCCTTGCAAGGTGCGCTCCTCCAATGCAGGCCAATTGCTCATGTCGGGGATCGTCCCGCACGACCGGGCGGCCCGGATCGTCGCCGGCCTGATGAGCCGCACCTTCTTCACCGGCTGGGGCATCCGCACCATTCCGGCCGGCGAAGCCCGCTACAATCCGATGGCGTATCATAACGGGTCGGTCTGGCCGCACGACAACGCCCTGATCGCCATCGGCATGGCCCGCTACGGCTTCAAGGACGAAGCCGCGCGCGTGTTCACCGGCCTGTTCGACGCGTCGCTCTATGCCGACCTGCGTCGTCTGCCCGAGCTGTTCTGCGGCTTTGCTCGCCAGCGTGGCGAGGGTCCGGTGCGTTATCCGGTCGCCTGCAGCCCGCAGGCCTGGGCCGCCGCCACTATCCCGTCGCTGATCCAGTCGACGCTGGGTCTGCGCTTCGATCCCGCGACCGCAACCGTGCATTTCGAAAGGCCGCAACTGCCGGCGTTCCTCGATGAGCTGACCCTGTTCAACCTCGAGATCGCCGGCGGCCGCGCCACCGTCCATCTGCAACGTCTCGGCACCGAGGTCGCGCTGAACGTGATCGAGCGTCATGGGCCGATCAAGGTGCAGCTGACGAGCTAG
- a CDS encoding type II toxin-antitoxin system CcdA family antitoxin yields MPRSIAPASGSRRATNVTLPETLLREARDLGINLSQACERGLAAEVASLRRQRWLEQNQDAIQSYNEQVAQNGLPLAAYRQF; encoded by the coding sequence ATGCCGCGATCTATCGCACCTGCTTCCGGATCCCGGCGCGCTACAAACGTGACGTTGCCTGAGACACTGCTGCGGGAGGCACGCGATCTTGGGATCAACCTGTCGCAAGCCTGTGAGCGCGGCCTGGCTGCAGAGGTTGCTTCCCTTAGAAGACAGCGCTGGCTCGAGCAGAACCAAGACGCCATCCAGTCTTACAATGAACAGGTTGCGCAGAACGGTCTGCCACTTGCTGCTTATAGGCAGTTCTGA
- a CDS encoding CcdB family protein, which translates to MARLDVHPMPGEGEGYVVDVQAELLAHLSTRVVVPLMPEEKATRPISELNPIFEIKGKPHVMVTQALSAVSGRELKRAVASLDAQHDRITRALDLLLVGF; encoded by the coding sequence ATGGCGCGCCTGGACGTACATCCGATGCCGGGTGAGGGCGAAGGGTATGTCGTCGACGTTCAAGCCGAATTGCTTGCCCATCTTAGTACTCGGGTTGTCGTGCCACTGATGCCTGAAGAAAAGGCAACCCGACCGATCAGCGAGCTAAACCCAATCTTCGAGATCAAGGGCAAGCCGCACGTCATGGTGACGCAGGCACTCAGCGCCGTTTCCGGCCGTGAGTTGAAGCGTGCCGTTGCATCACTCGATGCGCAGCACGATAGAATCACTCGCGCGCTCGACCTGCTGCTCGTGGGGTTCTAA